In the Nothobranchius furzeri strain GRZ-AD chromosome 1, NfurGRZ-RIMD1, whole genome shotgun sequence genome, ctggccaaagtaaacgtacacctggcctaagtaaacataCACCTGTCATAAGGATATGTACACCTGGCCAAAGTaaacgtacacctggcctaagtaaacgtACACCTGTCATAAGGATATGTACACCTGGCCAAAGTAAACATACACCTGGCCTAAGGATACGTACACCTGGCCAAAGGATAAGTACACTTGGCCTAAGGATatgtacacctggcctaagtaaatGTACACCTGTCCTAAGTaaacgtacacctggcctaagtaaacataCACCTGTCATAAGGATATGTACACCTGGCCAAAGTaaacgtacacctggcctaaggatACGTACACCTGGCCAAAGGATACGTACACCTGGCCAAAGGATATGTACACCTGGCCAAAGGATAagtacacctggcctaagtaaacgtacacctggcctaagtaaacatacacctggcctaagtaaacataCACCTGTCATAAGGATATGTACACCTGGCCAAAGTAAacatacacctggcctaagtaaacataCACCTGGCCTAAGGATACGTACACCTGGCCAAAGGATAAGTACACCTGACCTAAGGATatgtacacctggcctaagtaaacgtacacctggcctaagtaaacgtacacctggcctaagtaaacatacacctggcctaagtaaacataCACCTGTCATAAGGATgcgtacacctggcctaagtaaacatacacctggcctaagtaaacataCACCTGTCATAAGGATgcgtacacctggcctaagtaaacatacacctggcctaaggatacgtacacctggccaaaggatatgtacacctggcctaagtaaacgtacacctggcctaagtaaacgtacacctggcctaagtaaacgtacacctggcctaagtaaacatacacctggcctaagtaaacataCACCTGTCATAAGGATgcgtacacctggcctaagtaaacatacacctgtcctaaggatacgtacacctggcctaagtaaacgtACCCCTGGCCTAAGGATatgtacacctggcctaagtaaacatacacctgtcctaattcaagtcaagtttatttatatagcgccaaatcacgacaagagtcgtctcaaggcacttcacataataaacattccaattcaggtcagttcattaagccaatcagaaaaaatgtgtcctatataaggaacccagcaaattgcatcaagtcactgacactagtcagtgactttacagcaatcctcatactaagcaagcatatagcgacagtggagaggaaaactcccttttaacaggaagaaacctccagagaatcctggctcagtataagcagccatcctccacgctcactggggatcgagaagacagagagcacgcacacacacacacacacacacacacacacacacacacacacacacacacgcacgcacgcacacacgcacgcacacacacacctagcaatgtgtccatggttacactgtGATTGCTTAgttaatattctatttggcgagagatacgtACACCTGGCCAAAGTAAACATACACCTGGCTTAAGTAAACATACACCTGGCCAAAGTAAACATACACCTGGCCAAAGTAAACATACACCTGGCCAAAGTAAACATACACCTGGCCAAAGTAAACATACACCTGGCCTATGTAAACATACACCTGGCCCAAGTAAACATACACCTGGCTTAAGGATacatacacctggcctaagtaaacgtacacctggccaaagtaaacatacacctggcctaaggatacgtacacctggcctaaggatacgtacacctggcctaaggatacgtacacctggcctaaggaAATATGTACCTGTCCAAAAGACATGTACACCTGGCCAAAGTAAACGTACACCTGTCCTAAGAATTGGGAAGACAGGTTTTCTCTGAAAAGTCAGACTTATTTTGGTTTCCTGGAACCCAGTTTAGTTTCTGCAGCTCAGAGCGTGAGAAATTTGACAACTTTTGGAGAAATTGGTTACCAAAGTTTAATCATTATGAAATGTCATCTCTGGCAGATTGAAGTGACCCACATGACCTGGGAAATAGAATACTTCATGCAAAAGTGACTAAAGTCTCCTCTATCCATCATCTGAACCGCTTCACGCTCACTAGTGTCGTTGGGAGCTGGAGCTAATCTCCATGGGCGAGAGGCggaggacaccctggacaggtctccggcCCATCACAAGGACACAcagaagcccttttcagacagacattctggaacatttgcggacaatttaatccggtttttaaccggaactgtgctttcagacacaccacttttgtaccggaacttgtcctttcggctgagttcacacagcagggaaaagttccagatgtctgacggctgcggggggtggggtgggaatcggactcatgttaagaagaagaagaagaaaatatcatttctatagcgcctctcaagataaaaatcacgaggcccttaagcataattctgcgcacacgaagacgcataagagacctggatgatgaagctcaatggttaaaggaatcactgaagcggtgtgaagcgctccgtcgcgcgtctagacggtaccgtaggaggcgagctgccgtggttcgctgcatgctacagcagcgggctatctaggtgcgcacagcgtcccccagtcccctcctcctccccctcctccctgtccggaactttacctcaccagtctgaagcagccaccctgtccgtaacaagtccggacctgttactaggggcttcgtccggataaatttcggaacacgttatccggatgtttgtattcagacagaaaggtcttacggacagattctggaacatttccgtttttcatggcctgtctgaagggggctagaGAAAACCAGTCACACCCACCTGGGGACAACTTAGAGTAACCTAAAATGCATGTCTTTGGTCTGTGGGAGCCTAATGAAATTATTATTCCAACTGTGTAATCAAATGTTTTTAAATACGGAGAAGAAACCTAAAAACATCAGATTTGACCTGGCCTTCAGGCTGAGCTGTTTCAGTGATGGGAGGCTTCTGTAGCTCATCACAGGTTTGTTTTGTATTTCCAGTCATATTACTGCAGAAGTTTTTGTTTCTGACTGATAATCAGCTTAGGAACATATAAAGAACCAGCTCGCATTGTGTGGAGAAATTTTAGAAAGATTATTTTAGATGCATATGAAGATGAAAGCATGTGTCTTACCAGTAATGGCCCGGCGCACTTCTCTGGCTGCTTCTTCACGAGCCTCGATGGAGGCCTGCTCACTGTACCAAGATGTGTGAGGGGTACAGATCAGGTTGGGAGCATCCTTCAGGGGGCCTGTTGAAAAACTGTAGAAAAGGCAACAGGCCTGAGTGATCCGGGTCCGAACATCTATGGCTACAAACAGCTCTAGGATCAGTAGCTCAGGTATAAACCATTTAACAGAGGCTCATGGGTAAAATTCATTAGATTACCGTAGATTCATTTACAGctgcagttcaattcaattcaattcagtttgtttatatagcgccaaatcacaacaagagtcatctcgagACAATTcacaaacattccaatacagttcagttcactaAGCCActcagtagggctgctcaattaatcgaacttGAATCATAATtacaatctgagttttgaaccattataaaaacaaaacaaggagaTTATTTGCTCCCACAGTGATGCCAACTTAACGACTTTActagatgggtacctttgacatttgaatcgatccggtactaattcccggtacctaggaatcgataccggtacttaacggtaccaattttcgatacttttgagtgtttattattttaattctcttttataattaaatatatatttttctcaatataaaacaatatttgataaatatcacgataaataacattcaactgtttgcattttaacattgtccttgtagttttataagttgataattaaactgaagcaaacatctttactgtgaactaaatttactgtgtatcttcattccttttaccgtcctttttcaattgatttttcctactgggaagttagaatttccgaggagaaagcgaacgcaccattagctgataacaacgatggcaatggaagctaacatatcaagctaatgttatcttaaacagtttatttagctgctggagcagattaaaacgacgatgcctcacacttagatcgttgttgctggtttcatcttcacccaatcacccgtcgcatttagtaaagtgaagccaaactttagagcgcgttcatgttctagtcggaaattcagagttccgaggagaaagcgaacgcaccattagtgaaacggaggcTAAAATATCAAGGTAAAGTTatcttatacattttatttacctaccggagcatattaagatgaggatgtctcacttagatcgttgtcgctggtttcatcatcacccagttacccatcacatttagtgaagtggacccaagcgttagcgtgcattctttctaccatgctgctctgtttacaactcgctcgcagggaccgacgacataacgctcttgcgcatgcgcagctgtcttggcaagttctcgttgtgaaggccgggtaccgaaacgaggcaccgtttgaagcgacgtgaatcggtgctcggtcggtactatggaatttggtcggtaccttaaaaagtaccgaattcggtacccatccctagtttcagcttttcagacccccttcttgactttttaaataccTAGAAAACAACCTAGAAACATTTCTGGTAACCCTTAACTACTTTCTGGGTAaccgtcgtcgacatttcctgcaggttggcAAAACACTCAGCCTGAGCTCCGGATCGTCCATCCGGACATTAGGAAagagaatgatgcagtgatgtgtcgttgtgaaagaaacggctctcagagccggctccctcgtGGATTAGATGGAGTGAGTGACACACCCTGTACCTGCAGCCTAGGCTCCTGAACCACTTAAAATGGCAAAATGTgtgcacactaacacacacacgcacacacacacacacagcttgccCCCGACTGCTGTGAGACGGGTTGGGGGATTTGCAGCGCACCTCCGATCGTGCCTGGGACAATTTTTACATTACCCgatgggacctgtaaataaacAAGTCAGAAATGgacagaaataagttcctcacactgataaataatCTCTCTGAGCGACACGTTGCTACTGTACACTCCCCTACAGCACAGCTGGAGAGGACTAAATAATTATTACGCAACACTTTGTGAAAGTTCACTACAATATAgatgtttatgtttttttttcttattttatatataaatgcactgtataattcttgctgtcagtatattGGTTGGGTTTTGGGGTCTGTATTGGGTATGCTTAAATAAGTTAAACCTCGGCCAATATTCTTTGGATCATTAACTATGATCAAGTGCAGTGGCCTTTCTATACTAGGAATCAGGAATTTTGTGATTATCTTGTTCCTTAttgatttttgtcctgattgtgccctgtgcaattttatgaccgaatacataaataaataaataaaaacaacattaatTTAAAACATCATCTTAAATAATCAAGATCTCGATTTCAGTCAAAAATAATTGTGATCATCATTTTTGACATAATCGAGCTGCCCTACCAATCAgtaaagtttcctatgtaaggaacccatcaggttgcatcaagtcaccgactagtgtcagcgactttacagcaatcctcatactaaacaagcatttagcgacagtggagaggaaaactcccttttaacaggaagaaacctccagagaatcctggctcagtataagcagccatcctccacgactcactggggatcgagaagacagagaacacgcacacacacgcacacacacacacacacacacacgtgtaaacTTTTTTTTAAGTGCCTTGAGAGCacacttgttgtgatttggcactaAATAAACTGGAGTAAAAACAAGAGTAATGAATCCAGATGAACTTTATGTTTCTGATATTTATAGCAGCATTTTAGTCTAAACTAATGAAACACGAGAACTCCAATCCACCTCCGATCCTTAACTGGTCCCTTTGCTGTGAACACTTCCCAGTATTCCCAGCACATGAGAGTCTTATGAACTGGGCAGTGATTACCTGAAGGGTTCTGTCTCATGGACGTCTAGGGCGGCCCCTCGTATCCGTCCCTCCTTCAGAGCCTGCGCCAGAGCTTTCTCATCCACCAACCCACCTCTGGATGTGTTCACCAGGAAGGCCCCTTGACGCATCTGTGATAAAACGATCAAGCCATGCTGAGCAGAACTTAAACACCTAATCTTCATCAACGTATATAAAGTACATCCGACAATCTCTGACACAAATGAATGAACACTGACTCAGTTTTTCAGGACAAATGTCGTAAATAATAGAGAATGTTTAATAACAGGTTTTTCTAGACTTCTGTTTTGTGTTCATCAGAAAAGAAAACACAGGAAGCGTCCTAGCGGCGGTAACGGAGCATTCGGATGGTTTCATGCCTGGTGCATGAATATTAAACAAAAGTATAGAAAATACAAAACTTAACATCAACTAATCAGACACAAAGGATCGCATTAGGTTAAGATCAAACCGCTAACACACTTTCTACCACAGGCTGGTTTGACTACTGACATTACACTTAAGAGCAGAATCGCAGTGAACTTCGTTTTGGGAGTTGTCCCACTAAAGCGGAAGCTGTGGCCGCTTGTGGCCCTCAGAGAAATTTAGTCTGTTGATGCAGATGGAAACTAACAGAATTTTAGCAAACACTCATCTTTTTTAGTACTAAAAGTAATTAGTTTGGGCATTTTTTAACAAAAACTAAACATCGGATGTTGGTTGCTCTTGAGGTCCTTTAAAAAGCTTGGGCCCATCTACCCTACTACTTATCAAACTTTATCATTATCACTAGGGATGCACAACATATCAGGATCGATATCGTatcagccgatgttagtcatttttaacatatcgaTGTCGGTCCGATAAACAAAACTAGGCTGTTATTAACAGCCgatatttttccatcttgtttccatttgtttatctgtttcagctgagggggtggtgtgtatttgtttagccatgtgacagtgattgtaatcatctcagaagtgtgaGTGTAtataataacataaattcagctttaataattttcattctagaaaaaaatcagctgattttagaagcattgatGTCAGTAtatctgcaaatatcggttatcagccataacagtggtaataatatcggtatcggcccaaaactttcatatcagtgcatcactaacTATCACGATCATTGTTTAGGTCTGTATGAAATGAAGCACACACAGGCTTCCTGCAGGTTTCATCAAGTTAAATTCAAGACTTTAAGACCTTTTCAAGAACACTAACACGTTTAATACCCATGTCACAGCCCTACTGGCAAAACTAAATCCTTGAACCtgtgttcatttatttatctttGTTGTATTATATTTAGCCAAAACACTCAGTAGAGAACAGCAGTAGAGCAGCTTGCGCTTTCACTGAAAGGGTAGCTAGGTAACGTAAAACACATGTTTAAACCATAACAGCGTCGGTAGGACTGGGTATCAGGAGATACTTCTGGATACCACCTGGTCTTTGATGGTGGTACTTTAATGATACTTTGTTGAAATCTataatttttttactttaagAGAGGAAAACAAACTACTTAAAGGTTttgttcttattgtttatattattttatatttatattatacTTTATTTCACCAAAGCTACAGTGCAAATGTTAAAGGTGCAACATTTAAATACATGTAAAAAACAAGTCTTCATTAATGCTTCCCTTCATGTCAGTAACAGCAGTAATTACAACCCAGCTGAACTGCATTTATCATGCTGGTAAACAGCAGCTAAGTTGGTTTTATGTCCTGTCTCCGCTTTATCAGCCTCCATCCTCAGACTCCTCCAGTGTTTTGGAAGGTGATGGACTCGGGTTTACTTTTTTGCAGTCAAAGACTTTACGAGATGATGCCGTGCACGACCAGGTGCTGCCCTTCTTGATTTTCGTGGCACCAATCACCGGATTTGCATTTAGTTGCTGTTTACTTAAGCAAAACGCACCCAAACGTTTGAGGGTTTTTTGCCTGCAGAGAAGTGTTGTTGAAAGGAGACGCAAGACTTGCGGTGGATCACTTACCGGgacattttaatgattttttttgtgaTATCAGTGCCTACCGAATGTTTTCACTCAGTCCCAAAGAGGTCCAGAGTTCTGGCACCCAGCCCTGGGCGTCCGTCAACCTTCCTCATGGTCTGCTGAGATTTTCCCCGTTTCTCCTAAGCTGGAGGTTCGTGTGGTCTGTGTTGTTTACCGTTTGTATCATCGCTGCTGTAGCGCGGGAGCGGAATACGTCACGTGTTCGGGGTATTTTGACCCAAAGCTGTGCTGCGTTCTCAATTATTGGTTGCGCCAGTTTATTTATGCTTCGTTATTGAATAAAAATGATTGTGGTTGAAAATGAAACTTTAGAGGACAAATACAGTACGGAGAATATACATACAGcacaaattttaagacccagCTGTCAAAATTCAAGACTTTTAGGAAATGTTTTAAAATTAATTTAGAAATTATTTCCAAATTCctaaattcaatgcttttaagactATTTAAGACCCCGCGGGAAGCCTGCATACAGACTACAGACACAGATTACACCAAGAACAAATGGTGCAGGATAAACTCTGGCACAGCTGACTCGAGTCACAAACAGTGCTTTTATCACAGCACTAACCACACAGCTATAAGACTACTACTAGTTCCAGCTCCATAAGCAGTCATCAACACTGCTGCACACCGACCAGGTCTACCTGGTCACCAACAAGCTGCAGATCCTAAAAGTAGGAAGCCTAAAGGCTCTGGTCAAGCATGTGCAATAAATACAAAGAACTGTTTCTAGGAAGAGAAAATGTATTACCGCTACAGGACAACAAATGTGAGCTTCTTCCACCATATTAACACAAAGCACCGGTGCATCCTCTCACCTGTTTGATGGTGAAGTCGTTGATGAGGTGGTGGTTGTGCTCGTTCAGACTGCAGTGCAGAGACACACAGTCAGAGTGGATGAGCAGGTCCTGCAGGGTGGCCATCCGCTGCAGACCCAGAGAACGCTCAACGCCATCAGGAAGATAGGGGTCATAAAATATCACGCTAAATCCAAAAGCCTTGGCTCGCAGAGCTACAGCTTGACCCACACGACCTGAAAGGAGGAGATGTAAAGGCTGTGAACAGCTGATGAAATAAGTACTTCAGTCAGACTTCCAGTGGTTTTTACAACCAGCTCACAATTCTCGAGTCTTTTCCTCCCCATCTACATTCTTCACTTACCTAGACCGATGATCCCGAGAGTTTCACCCCGGATTCGAGCGGCGCCACCAGCCACCTCCCTGATCTGCTCCACACTAGAGGCCCGTGTTCCCTCCCTCAGGGCCTGGTGCATCCAGGTGACTCGCCTGTACAGGTTGAGAATCAGACATAGCGAAGTGTCGGCTGTCTCCTCCACCGAGGCTGCTGGCACGTTACACACAGCAATACCTGGATGACAAAGACACCAACAGCAATTAACGCTCTCTGCTAGCTGTGTGTATGCGGCGCGGCCGTCTGTAATGCACACACTCACCTAGCTCAGCTGctgctttaacatccacgttgtcaAAACCCGAGCCAATCCTGACGATCACTCGCAGGCCTTTAAACTTTTCCAAGTCGTCCCTGGATAAAGTAATGGTGTGGTACAGCAGGGCGGCCACGGCTTCATTAAGCACCTACACACAACGAGATTCAAGTTATCAGCACGACCATCCTGGTGTCTCTTCCTCCTGGACTCGTCTCATGTGAGCTCCTCAGCTACCTTCTCGTGAATCTCTTGTGTGGACTGGGCATCACAGAAAGCCACGGTAGCCACGTCTTTGAGGATCGGCATTTCTACAGTGCAGTCGCGTCCATCCAGCAGGGCCACCAGGGGCCGGGGGTGCATGGGCCCATTCAGGATGGGGGGTCGGATACCTGCgtccacaaaaacacaaacattaccAACAAATATGCGGTGATGGATTAGGAGCCATCAGCAGGACTTCCTGCTAAATATATTTTGAAAAGAGCTTTTTTAAAACCCAAAATGAAAATCTCAAACCTGTGTAACTAAAGCAAAGCTGGATcttattaaaatattaaatagaAAATACCAAAACCTTTCCTGACGTTTCTTTAAGCTAACTGATTGAAATCTCGTGTCACTACTCACACATCTGTTAAGTTCAGGTTAGTGACTCAACAGTCTGCATTTCCCTGTCTGGACTTCCCGACGCGATGCAAGTCATCATGCTACCCTTGCTCAGAAATCCCCCTCCACACAAACACGGCTAACTGCCTCACCTCTCAGACATAGGAAGTCAGACTTTTATGACTCGGTTTTTCCAGCAGATCCAGCGAACTACAAGAGCCATGTGTGTAAACTCATCAGCAACGTGTAACCAAATCTCTGTCGAGGCATGGAGAGCATCCAGGAATATGGCCTACTTGGACTCCAGCTCCACTTAAGAACGCATGTAACCAGTGTTTCCAGTCGGGCCTCCGTCGGCCCAGTTCTGGCTGCTGTGAAGATTAGACAGGAGCTAAGCTCTGGGTAAGAACTCGACCCGAGTCCTTTATGAGCAGAAGACACGTTGATATGGGTAAGATGGGGGGGAGAGGTGATGTTGCGGCTGGGGGGAAGGGTCGCTGagaggaggtggtggtggggggttcgGGGTGTATGGGGGTCTAAGTCCTGACCTACATCACACGTCTTTAAGAGTCACATTTAGCTGATGAACCACCATCAGGAGAAAAGCCGGTAAAAAACGACCACCTCAAAACTAAACCATTCATGCCCGTCTGATTTGAGTTTTTCTAGTGTGTCGCTCTCCTCTTTTCACACTGAATGTATTTGTTGCCCTGTCGCTGCAGTGTGACAGGTGTGTGTTCCACTGTGGCGGAGCCCGCCGAGTTGGAACGTTTCCTTGGACAGAGGGCAGGACATAATGGTGAGACGGCTAAGGAGGAGAAGGGAACCGCTGGTGAAAATCTGAGCTTTCATTCTGGACAAAACGCAAACAGGAAAGGAGGATCTCAGCATATTTAACGTCTTGTTCCAGTCTGGAATCACAAATTTGGTTATTGGCATCAGCAAGGCTCCCATTCCTGCTGCTACACACAAAGAGACGTTTGCTCTGCAGAAAAAGCCTAAAGTGGTTGATCACAAAGACCCCTCAGACAAAATATACAAGCAGGCAGGCCTACACACAGAGTAATTTGAGTAAAGGACGTTGGCATAGCCAAGGCCTATGAAGAGCAAGCATGGCCAGACACACAATACAATTCATTCAGTGATTCATTCAACCTCCCTCCCTTTGCCTTTCTTTCCTccgctccctcctctccctctGGCTGTATTTAGAGTAAGAGGTGGGGGGGGAGGGGCAGCAGACGATGATAATGCAGCAAGCAGCGGTACTCCACCCAGACGCAGCTAGAAATACGCTTATTCAGTTCCTTCTCAACGGCTGCGACACCACTGAACGTGAAGGGGAAACTGCTCACAGAGCAGCGCCGCACCCAAACCCTAGACCCCCCCACCTATCTCACACACAGTTTAGAAAACTTAAAAACACATGCcagaacagaaaacacacacaagcaCCGGGGCCTAACCTTGCATTGTGAAGTGTGTCAGCCCGTCTTCCTGCCTCTCTCTACCGCTCTTATTTTTCCTCCCTCTCTTGCCAGCCTGCTCTAGGCTGACTGGATCCCAGCTGTCATCCACGCCCAGCCCCTCCCCCACGGACGCCATCCAATCACAGGGCGCGCCATTGtgaaccaaccaaccagcactaACCTCATTAGCATAGCCCAAGCCAAGGCTGAGGGCGGTTTGGGGCTGTTGTCGTTTTTTAAAGAGACAGCTGGCCTGTTTCCCCACAGCCTCGGCCATAACCCTTcaccttctcctcttcctctcatTGGTCTCCAGAGACTCTCCCTGACTGTCTCCTCCATTTCTGTCTGATCACCAAAGACTCTGAACACTGGCTGCTGAAGGAGGATTCCTGCTTATCGTACCAGGCTGTGTGTTAGAGAAGCACCAAGTTCACAGAGCACTTTCTGGGCAGCAAATTTTTACATTTCAACTCCACCAACAGAAGATGCTAGTGAAGGTTCTCCATCATCAAATGCATGGTACTTCTAGTAGTGTCAAACCAAGCTAACGGGCCTTTTCCACTACTTAGAGCAGCTCGACTCTACACTGTTCAGATGGTAGTCCATGACACCTGGGAAACTGCTCTAGCGAGCGGGCTCGTCTCAGCGAAGCGACACCCAGAGTTTGAAAAGTAGTGCAAGGATTAGGGGTTGCTCGTCTGATCTGATCACGAAATCGGCCCTGatctcatcattttaaaaatgatcCAAGTCAAGTGGAATAGATCGGATTTAATCTTATAAAACAACTAACTCATCCTGAGACAGAGATTTTCAAACAGATCAACAGTGGCTTGGTTTTCATTTGAACTATTTCCTCTGCATCAGTATTCCTTGTTTCTTGGACGACAACGCCTTAACATCATACAATTTACAGCGGTGGCTGTTAGCTAGTAGGCTAATTCAGAAATAACGTGTCTCCTCAGGAAAGAGCAGGTTTATACAGGAATCCTAGAGTTTAATTTACTACCTTTTACTACCTCTGAAATGTGTTTTCATACGCTGACCCCTCTCACCCTGGTCATGGACTGTTGACACCCTGCCTTCAGGGAGGAGGTTCAGGTCCTTACAGACTAGAACCTTGCGTCACAAAAACAGCTTCTTCCCCTCCGCTGTAAGGCTCCTGAACACCCGATGAATGgtcaaaacacacacaaatgccCTGATCACCCACATTTCTATGCTTATGATTGCTTTCTGACtatgtttcttttatttatctttatttgatgtATCCTAATGTAAATACTGCCTCACCTGACTTTAATCTGAATGTATGTTTGCACCTTCCTTGTACCTTGTACAAATTCCTAGTAGATGACTCACATGCACATGGTAATAAATCTGATTCTGATGTTTTACTACCAACACTACATCAAACAGCAGCCTTTTTATGGGGAGGGGTAGATGCCCTCTGACCTATGCATGATGATGGCCCATCCCTCACCCAGGACAAACTATATCCATCTAATATGACAAGTGTGACACTCTTGACTAAAACAACACacactagtgatgcaccgatatgaaatttttgggccgataccgatatcaagaaccctgttatggccgataaccgattagGGCCGCAACGATTCGGCGACGTTTtcgacaaatatcgacaatagaaatagtcgacaatgaaacgctacgcgtaccaaaacatctcaggtttgggagcattctagcctggattcAGCAAATAAAAAGATTACCCGCATCTTTTGtaagttcttgctgtgtttgtcttctaattcccTTTTTGGTTCTttgttaaacacagataaggcttttctttaccttgctaacgtttcgtttgcagctgcaaacatcctcagagctgacgctgatggtggcgtcacttcctactctgtttatctgcgggcagcagaggacgttgtcgccctctgc is a window encoding:
- the ctbp1 gene encoding C-terminal-binding protein 1 isoform X1; the encoded protein is MAEAVGKQASCLFKKRQQPQTALSLGLGYANEVSAGWLVHNGAPCDWMASVGEGLGVDDSWDPVSLEQAGKRGRKNKSGRERQEDGLTHFTMQGIRPPILNGPMHPRPLVALLDGRDCTVEMPILKDVATVAFCDAQSTQEIHEKVLNEAVAALLYHTITLSRDDLEKFKGLRVIVRIGSGFDNVDVKAAAELGIAVCNVPAASVEETADTSLCLILNLYRRVTWMHQALREGTRASSVEQIREVAGGAARIRGETLGIIGLGRVGQAVALRAKAFGFSVIFYDPYLPDGVERSLGLQRMATLQDLLIHSDCVSLHCSLNEHNHHLINDFTIKQMRQGAFLVNTSRGGLVDEKALAQALKEGRIRGAALDVHETEPFSFSTGPLKDAPNLICTPHTSWYSEQASIEAREEAAREVRRAITGRIPDSLKNCVNKEYLMAASQWPSMEAATVHPELNGAAYRFPPGLINVAAAGGLPGAGAGVESLVSGTLAHGIAPVSHPPHAPSPGQPTKAEADRDIPSDQ
- the ctbp1 gene encoding C-terminal-binding protein 1 isoform X2, with translation MALMEKTKHVKRQRLDRICEGIRPPILNGPMHPRPLVALLDGRDCTVEMPILKDVATVAFCDAQSTQEIHEKVLNEAVAALLYHTITLSRDDLEKFKGLRVIVRIGSGFDNVDVKAAAELGIAVCNVPAASVEETADTSLCLILNLYRRVTWMHQALREGTRASSVEQIREVAGGAARIRGETLGIIGLGRVGQAVALRAKAFGFSVIFYDPYLPDGVERSLGLQRMATLQDLLIHSDCVSLHCSLNEHNHHLINDFTIKQMRQGAFLVNTSRGGLVDEKALAQALKEGRIRGAALDVHETEPFSFSTGPLKDAPNLICTPHTSWYSEQASIEAREEAAREVRRAITGRIPDSLKNCVNKEYLMAASQWPSMEAATVHPELNGAAYRFPPGLINVAAAGGLPGAGAGVESLVSGTLAHGIAPVSHPPHAPSPGQPTKAEADRDIPSDQ